A DNA window from Chelativorans sp. AA-79 contains the following coding sequences:
- the nusG gene encoding transcription termination/antitermination protein NusG produces MARWYIVHAYSNFEKKVAESIEEQARQKGLSGLIEQVVVPTEKVVEVRRGRKVDAERKFFPGYVLVKADLTDAVFSMIKNTPKVTGFLGDARPVPITEAEAERILTQVQEGVERPKPSVTFEIGEQVRVSDGPFASFNGFVQEVDEERSRLKVEVSIFGRAVPVDLEFGQVEKS; encoded by the coding sequence ATGGCGCGTTGGTATATCGTCCACGCTTATTCCAATTTCGAGAAGAAGGTCGCTGAATCGATCGAGGAGCAGGCACGCCAGAAGGGGCTTTCTGGCCTGATCGAGCAGGTGGTCGTGCCGACCGAGAAGGTCGTCGAGGTCCGCCGAGGCCGCAAGGTGGATGCCGAGCGCAAGTTTTTTCCGGGTTATGTGCTGGTCAAGGCCGATCTGACGGATGCCGTGTTCTCGATGATCAAGAACACGCCGAAGGTTACGGGCTTTCTGGGCGATGCCCGCCCGGTGCCGATCACGGAAGCCGAGGCCGAGCGCATCCTGACTCAGGTTCAGGAAGGCGTGGAGCGCCCCAAGCCCTCCGTTACTTTCGAGATCGGCGAGCAGGTGCGCGTGTCCGACGGCCCCTTCGCCTCCTTCAACGGCTTCGTGCAGGAGGTGGACGAGGAGCGCTCGCGCCTCAAGGTGGAGGTTTCGATCTTCGGGCGCGCCGTGCCCGTGGATCTGGAGTTCGGTCAGGTCGAGAAGTCCTGA
- the rplK gene encoding 50S ribosomal protein L11 → MAKKIAGQLKLQVPAGSATPSPPIGPALGQRGINIMEFCKAFNAQSQEMEKGSPIPVVITYYQDKSFTFTMKTPPVSYFLKKAVNLKSGSKEPGKQSAGQISRDKVREIAEAKMKDLNANDVDAAMRMVEGSARSMGLEVVG, encoded by the coding sequence ATGGCTAAGAAGATTGCAGGCCAGCTCAAGCTTCAGGTCCCCGCGGGGTCGGCGACGCCGTCGCCGCCGATCGGTCCTGCGCTTGGTCAGCGTGGCATCAACATCATGGAGTTCTGCAAGGCATTCAATGCGCAGAGCCAGGAGATGGAGAAGGGTTCGCCCATCCCGGTGGTCATCACCTACTACCAGGACAAGTCCTTCACCTTCACCATGAAGACCCCGCCGGTGAGCTACTTCCTGAAGAAGGCGGTGAACCTGAAGTCGGGATCGAAGGAGCCGGGCAAGCAGTCCGCCGGCCAGATCTCGCGCGACAAGGTGCGCGAGATCGCCGAGGCGAAGATGAAGGACCTGAATGCGAACGACGTGGATGCCGCCATGCGCATGGTGGAAGGTTCCGCCCGTTCCATGGGTCTCGAGGTGGTGGGGTAA
- the secE gene encoding preprotein translocase subunit SecE: protein MASRTTNPFIFLQQVRSETAKVTWPSRRETLISTAMVLAFAALAAIFFFAADQVMAWAIELILGIGV from the coding sequence ATGGCCTCTAGGACCACGAACCCTTTTATTTTTTTGCAGCAGGTGCGGTCGGAGACAGCGAAGGTGACCTGGCCTTCGCGTCGGGAGACGCTGATCTCGACCGCCATGGTGCTGGCTTTTGCTGCTTTGGCCGCGATCTTTTTCTTTGCCGCTGACCAGGTGATGGCGTGGGCAATCGAGCTGATCCTCGGGATCGGCGTCTGA